One part of the Candidatus Hydrogenedentota bacterium genome encodes these proteins:
- a CDS encoding ATP-binding cassette domain-containing protein, whose amino-acid sequence MNDTNYLIKVENLTKEFDRPADVPLRVLDDVSLTISPGDTIALMGPNGCGKTTLLRIIAGELSPTSGKVFLDGRNATNAPPHTRARLIGRVHQESYKSLASELTVEETLALATRRNARLSLGLPSTQHVLESVRSFSEKAAAFVEPRKELVTRTLSGGQRQLLAIITAILGGPSILLLDEHQASLDEELKSISDELTRSFVSGRVAAAIVATHNREWVKRQCNTVFSFNGGTLNVQPTAQEGYSP is encoded by the coding sequence ATGAACGACACAAACTACTTGATTAAGGTCGAGAACCTGACCAAAGAGTTTGACCGCCCGGCCGACGTCCCGCTGAGGGTCTTGGACGATGTGTCGCTGACGATATCCCCGGGCGACACGATTGCCTTAATGGGGCCAAACGGCTGCGGCAAGACTACCCTGTTACGGATCATAGCCGGCGAACTCAGCCCCACATCCGGAAAGGTCTTCCTTGACGGCAGGAACGCCACCAACGCGCCACCCCACACTCGGGCGCGTCTCATCGGTCGTGTCCATCAGGAAAGCTACAAGTCGCTCGCCTCGGAACTGACCGTGGAGGAAACGCTGGCATTGGCCACCCGCCGCAACGCCCGATTGTCGCTGGGCTTGCCTAGTACTCAGCACGTTCTGGAATCCGTGCGTAGCTTTTCGGAGAAAGCTGCGGCTTTCGTCGAACCACGTAAGGAGTTGGTGACCCGAACGCTCTCTGGAGGCCAACGCCAACTTCTGGCTATCATCACCGCCATCCTCGGAGGGCCAAGCATACTCTTGCTCGATGAACATCAAGCGTCACTTGATGAGGAACTGAAGTCCATCTCTGATGAACTCACTCGGTCTTTCGTTTCTGGGAGAGTGGCTGCGGCAATCGTAGCGACCCACAATCGCGAGTGGGTAAAGCGCCAGTGCAACACCGTCTTTTCGTTCAATGGCGGCACCCTGAACGTTCAACCGACAGCGCAGGAGGGATATTCCCCGTGA
- a CDS encoding ABC transporter permease — protein sequence MYQLLSIVELTCILSFVAFAAILTFRFAGFPDLSVDGVFAFGAVVFARLFLAGWSIPLALVGAVAAGMLIGAVTATIASRLRINPLLASVLILTILYSLNLRVLGRANLPVYGVMESAFAVPHARIAILLVLAGCAWLAVFVFFKTELGTALRSTGSSPEYLTAIARNPARYRLLLVALAGGSVAAAGALLALKFGFADVSLGTGTIIIGIASLIIGEKICGRNSLLAQLLAAPVGMVFYQLSVGLAYSIGVSSTDVKLGTGLITITLLALSRDERHKLLD from the coding sequence ATGTACCAACTGCTTTCCATAGTTGAGTTGACCTGTATTTTGTCCTTCGTGGCTTTCGCGGCGATCCTCACTTTCAGGTTTGCTGGATTTCCCGACCTGTCCGTTGATGGAGTCTTTGCGTTTGGCGCAGTCGTATTCGCGAGACTGTTTCTCGCAGGTTGGAGTATCCCGCTCGCTCTTGTGGGTGCCGTGGCCGCAGGAATGCTGATTGGTGCGGTTACCGCGACCATTGCCAGCCGGTTGAGGATCAATCCACTTCTTGCCAGCGTCCTGATTCTCACGATCCTGTACTCGCTGAACTTGCGCGTTCTGGGCCGGGCCAACCTGCCGGTCTACGGCGTAATGGAGTCTGCATTTGCCGTACCGCATGCTCGCATCGCCATCTTGCTTGTGCTGGCTGGTTGCGCGTGGCTGGCTGTATTCGTCTTCTTCAAGACCGAACTCGGTACTGCCCTCCGCTCGACCGGCAGCTCCCCGGAGTATCTAACCGCCATCGCCCGAAACCCCGCGCGGTACCGGCTCCTGCTTGTGGCCCTGGCAGGTGGTTCGGTTGCCGCCGCCGGAGCGCTGCTTGCCCTGAAGTTCGGCTTTGCCGATGTCTCGCTGGGAACAGGAACCATCATCATTGGTATTGCGTCCCTGATCATCGGCGAAAAGATATGCGGGCGCAATTCCCTCCTTGCGCAGCTTCTTGCCGCTCCAGTCGGGATGGTATTTTACCAACTTTCGGTGGGATTGGCCTACTCGATAGGAGTATCGTCAACAGATGTGAAGCTTGGCACGGGATTGATTACCATAACCCTTCTTGCTTTGAGTAGAGATGAACGACACAAACTACTTGATTAA
- a CDS encoding SET domain-containing protein-lysine N-methyltransferase → MSVVAGKVQHYPLAARSSRIHGKGMFARKAIPSNTVIYESDDYTTTVYAVYGSLQRTATEHLLEDLLRWENHSCVPNTTLRFDGTTVQLLSIRPIRVGEEIVCDYRTTEDSIPTPFRCNCGHCGGIMVR, encoded by the coding sequence ATGAGCGTTGTGGCAGGCAAGGTGCAACACTATCCGCTTGCTGCGCGTTCGTCGCGAATCCACGGCAAGGGCATGTTTGCGCGGAAGGCAATACCCAGCAACACCGTCATCTACGAATCCGACGACTACACAACAACCGTGTATGCCGTCTATGGAAGCCTCCAGCGGACGGCTACGGAGCATCTTCTGGAGGACCTCCTGCGTTGGGAGAACCATTCTTGCGTCCCGAACACGACCTTGCGATTTGACGGGACAACGGTTCAACTCCTATCAATCCGTCCAATCCGGGTCGGGGAGGAAATCGTCTGCGACTACCGTACGACAGAGGATTCTATTCCGACTCCGTTTAGATGCAACTGCGGGCACTGTGGTGGGATCATGGTCCGATAG